A region of Thiofilum sp. DNA encodes the following proteins:
- the mnmE gene encoding tRNA uridine-5-carboxymethylaminomethyl(34) synthesis GTPase MnmE: MWNHSDTIVAIATALGRGGVGIVRLSGPQVPTIAAAILGSLPKPRFASHRQFLAANQSVLDDGIALYFPAPNSFTGEDVLELQGHGGRVVLDMIVKRCLELGARLARPGEFSERAFLNDKLDLAQAEAIADLIDSSSEQAARSALRSLQGEFSQAVNRLLQELIELRVYVEAALDFPDEEIDFLADQAVTDRLERIKSQLSTIFQKARQGSLLREGMHLVIVGRPNAGKSSLLNALAGQETAIVTDIAGTTRDILRERINLEGMPLHIVDTAGLRESNDPVEQIGIERAWREVEKADLILLLVDDTQAEDSENAAIVARLPERLPRLTVHNKVDLSGKAAGKHEGQLYISAKQGLGIEELKAELKARMGFQGEQEDTFIARRRHLQALEDTQQAVERAEYQLRVFNAGELMAEELRIAQEALGQITGKFTPDDLLGVIFSSFCIGK, encoded by the coding sequence ATGTGGAATCATTCCGACACTATCGTTGCCATTGCTACAGCGCTGGGGCGCGGTGGAGTCGGAATTGTCCGTCTCTCTGGTCCTCAAGTTCCTACTATTGCCGCCGCTATTTTAGGCTCTTTGCCTAAGCCACGTTTTGCCTCCCACCGTCAGTTTTTAGCAGCGAATCAGTCCGTATTGGATGATGGTATTGCCTTATATTTTCCAGCACCTAACTCGTTCACAGGTGAGGATGTACTCGAATTACAGGGGCATGGCGGTAGGGTAGTGCTCGATATGATCGTCAAGCGCTGTCTGGAATTAGGGGCACGGCTAGCGCGTCCGGGGGAATTTTCTGAACGCGCATTTTTAAATGACAAACTCGATTTAGCCCAAGCCGAAGCGATTGCGGACTTGATTGATTCTAGCTCTGAACAAGCAGCACGTTCAGCCTTACGTTCACTCCAAGGTGAGTTTTCTCAAGCCGTTAATAGGCTACTCCAAGAACTGATTGAGCTGCGCGTTTATGTTGAAGCGGCTTTGGATTTTCCCGATGAAGAAATTGATTTTCTCGCTGATCAAGCCGTCACGGATCGACTAGAGCGCATTAAATCCCAACTCAGCACTATTTTTCAAAAAGCGCGGCAGGGTAGCTTACTGCGAGAAGGGATGCATTTGGTGATTGTTGGGCGACCTAATGCGGGTAAATCGAGCCTCTTAAATGCGCTGGCGGGGCAGGAAACTGCCATTGTGACCGATATTGCGGGCACAACGCGCGATATTTTGCGTGAACGAATTAATCTAGAGGGGATGCCGCTGCATATTGTCGATACCGCAGGGTTACGTGAGAGTAATGATCCAGTGGAGCAGATTGGAATTGAGCGGGCATGGCGCGAGGTAGAAAAGGCGGATTTGATACTGTTATTGGTCGATGATACCCAAGCCGAAGACTCTGAAAATGCCGCGATTGTGGCGCGTTTGCCAGAGCGTTTGCCGCGTTTGACGGTGCATAATAAGGTGGATTTGAGCGGTAAAGCAGCAGGGAAACACGAGGGGCAGCTTTATATTTCGGCTAAACAAGGGCTAGGGATTGAGGAGTTAAAGGCGGAACTGAAAGCTCGTATGGGTTTTCAGGGTGAGCAAGAAGATACATTTATTGCACGGCGGCGGCATTTGCAGGCACTGGAGGATACGCAGCAGGCAGTGGAGCGGGCGGAGTATCAATTGCGGGTATTTAATGCAGGTGAGCTAATGGCGGAGGAATTGCGTATAGCTCAAGAGGCGTTAGGGCAAATTACCGGAAAATTTACCCCTGATGATTTATTAGGTGTGATCTTTAGCTCGTTTTGTATTGGGAAGTAG
- a CDS encoding putative phage abortive infection protein — protein MNDHSAPQKSKILEFLGEYWLIILMLTLIVVACGFAYYVVTIYQNALQTVAPTTTDRGDWGTTGDFFGGVLNPIFAFLGLIMLLATLFQSQRELSLTRKELELSRKAAEESEKALADQALTQKQQRFENTFFALLNQYSQLSKTLDTLEGNLNKHTIHISTLEDAKTAIQSFIRKQHFIKSYLMLLHQILRFIYLNHNIEKDSFTIDSIKNYNTLSIEEQGYANLFKSLISDHLGTLILLNCIETRESNLENYPKLKALVERYSIFEHLSLTKHLDKSFLHELIQKNCYAPKAFANNSEYLLIRDLE, from the coding sequence ATGAATGATCACAGTGCCCCTCAAAAATCTAAAATACTCGAATTTCTAGGCGAGTATTGGCTCATTATTTTAATGCTAACTTTGATAGTAGTAGCTTGTGGTTTTGCTTACTATGTCGTAACAATTTATCAGAATGCATTGCAGACTGTAGCACCCACTACAACAGATAGAGGAGATTGGGGGACTACTGGAGATTTCTTTGGTGGAGTGCTGAATCCTATATTTGCTTTTTTAGGATTGATTATGCTCCTAGCTACTTTGTTTCAGTCGCAAAGAGAGTTATCACTGACACGTAAGGAGTTAGAGTTAAGTAGGAAAGCTGCGGAGGAATCAGAGAAAGCACTAGCTGATCAGGCATTAACTCAAAAGCAGCAGCGATTTGAGAACACTTTTTTTGCTTTACTAAATCAATATAGTCAACTATCAAAAACCCTTGATACATTAGAAGGCAATTTAAATAAACACACTATACACATATCTACATTAGAAGATGCAAAAACCGCTATTCAATCCTTTATAAGAAAGCAGCATTTTATTAAATCATATTTAATGCTGCTACACCAAATCCTTAGGTTTATCTACCTGAATCATAATATAGAAAAAGATAGCTTTACTATAGATAGTATAAAAAACTACAATACTCTAAGTATAGAAGAACAAGGCTATGCTAACTTATTTAAATCTCTTATTAGTGACCACTTAGGAACACTGATATTATTAAATTGCATAGAAACAAGAGAAAGTAATTTAGAAAACTATCCTAAACTGAAAGCTCTAGTCGAAAGGTATAGCATTTTTGAGCATTTAAGCTTAACAAAACACTTAGATAAAAGCTTCTTACACGAATTAATTCAGAAGAATTGTTATGCTCCAAAAGCATTTGCCAATAACTCTGAATATTTGCTGATACGAGACCTAGAATAA
- a CDS encoding PDDEXK nuclease domain-containing protein produces MTHDPTKQLALPLNLVDTLRELIQQARQQVLRHVDTIQVQTYWQIGKHIVEFEQNGQTRATYGKRLLPELAQVLTQEFGKGFDERNLRNMRAFFQSFPIWNAVRSELSWTHYRLLLRVDDPAIRQWYMNEAAGQNWSTRLLERQIGSLYYERLLSNQNKNQLLDQTQQAIKKSTPRNFVRDPVVLEFLGLPDTGKLLEANLEQALMNKLQQFLLELGKGFAFVARQQRISTETQDFYIDLVFYNYLLKCFVLIDLKTGHLTHQDIGQMDMYVRMYDDLRRGEDDNPTVGILLCGSKDQSVVRYSVLHESEQLFASKYRLVLPSEEELRLELEQDQQEWESYQNN; encoded by the coding sequence ATGACTCATGACCCTACAAAGCAGCTTGCATTACCTCTCAATCTAGTGGATACCCTGCGTGAGCTGATTCAACAAGCTCGCCAGCAAGTACTGCGTCATGTAGACACTATTCAGGTACAAACCTACTGGCAGATAGGCAAGCATATTGTAGAGTTTGAACAAAATGGACAAACTCGCGCCACCTATGGCAAGCGCTTATTACCTGAACTAGCTCAAGTACTTACGCAAGAATTTGGAAAAGGTTTTGATGAGCGTAACCTACGGAATATGAGGGCTTTTTTTCAGAGCTTCCCCATTTGGAACGCAGTGCGTTCCGAATTGAGTTGGACACATTATCGCCTATTATTGCGAGTCGATGATCCGGCTATCCGTCAGTGGTACATGAATGAAGCAGCAGGGCAAAATTGGAGTACTCGGCTATTAGAACGGCAAATTGGTTCCTTGTATTACGAGCGCTTACTTTCAAATCAAAATAAAAACCAACTACTTGATCAAACCCAACAAGCTATTAAAAAAAGCACTCCACGTAATTTTGTACGTGATCCGGTAGTACTAGAGTTTTTGGGTTTACCCGATACTGGAAAATTATTAGAAGCTAACCTTGAGCAAGCACTGATGAATAAGCTGCAACAATTTCTTTTAGAGTTAGGTAAAGGTTTTGCATTTGTAGCGCGGCAACAGCGTATTAGTACTGAGACTCAGGATTTTTATATTGATCTAGTATTTTACAATTATTTACTAAAATGCTTTGTTTTAATTGATCTAAAAACTGGGCATTTAACTCATCAAGATATTGGGCAAATGGATATGTATGTGCGCATGTATGACGACTTACGCCGTGGTGAGGATGACAACCCTACCGTTGGGATTTTATTATGTGGCAGTAAAGATCAGTCGGTCGTGCGTTATTCAGTTTTACATGAAAGCGAGCAACTCTTTGCCAGTAAGTATCGCTTAGTTTTACCTAGTGAAGAAGAGTTACGTCTTGAGTTAGAGCAAGATCAACAGGAGTGGGAAAGCTATCAAAATAACTGA
- a CDS encoding ABC-F family ATPase: MLVAANVTMQFGAKPLFDNVSVKFGDGNRYGLIGANGAGKSTFMKILCGLQEPSYGNVSKDPNERMAYLRQDQFAFEEVRVLDVVMMGHEEMWKVMSAKDAIYANPDATEDDYMQAAELEGEFAELDGYTAESRAGELLLAVGIPTEQHQGLMREVAPGWKLRVLLCQALFANPDILLLDEPTNNLDINTIRWLEETLNNRESTMIIISHDRHFLNQVCTHTADLDFGKIQVYAGNYDDFMEASTLARERQANANAKAKERITELQDFIRRFSANKSKAKQATSRRKLIDKLKPEDVKPSSRQYPWIRFEYDEKERLHRFAVEVENLTFGYEGMDKPLINNFSFTIEAGEKVAIIGENGVGKTTLVKLLEGQLQPQKGTIKWAEKVRICSYEQDHEDEFKSDRSLTDWIAEYVRKEGYEGEDAETQIRGTLGRLLFGGDTVKKSVRVLSGGEKGRMIFGRMMLSRTNVMMMDEPTNHLDMESIESLNGALAKYDGTLVFVSHDREFVSSLATRIFDVKGDGRVIDYRGTYDEYLASQGLE; encoded by the coding sequence GTGTTAGTCGCTGCTAATGTCACGATGCAATTTGGCGCTAAGCCATTGTTTGATAATGTTTCGGTAAAATTTGGCGATGGTAATCGCTACGGTTTGATTGGCGCGAATGGCGCGGGTAAATCAACCTTTATGAAAATTCTCTGCGGTTTACAAGAACCCTCCTACGGTAACGTCTCTAAAGATCCTAATGAGCGCATGGCTTATCTGCGCCAAGATCAATTTGCCTTTGAGGAGGTGCGCGTACTCGATGTGGTGATGATGGGGCACGAGGAAATGTGGAAAGTCATGTCGGCTAAAGACGCGATTTATGCCAATCCTGACGCCACCGAAGACGATTATATGCAGGCGGCTGAATTAGAAGGGGAATTTGCCGAACTCGATGGTTACACGGCTGAATCGCGTGCAGGAGAACTCCTATTAGCGGTAGGTATTCCCACTGAGCAACATCAAGGTCTAATGCGCGAAGTCGCTCCGGGTTGGAAATTACGGGTATTACTCTGTCAGGCGCTGTTTGCTAATCCCGATATTTTATTATTGGATGAACCCACCAATAACCTCGACATTAATACCATTCGCTGGTTAGAAGAAACGTTAAATAATCGTGAGTCGACCATGATTATTATCTCGCATGACCGCCACTTCTTAAATCAAGTCTGTACCCATACCGCCGATTTAGACTTTGGTAAAATCCAAGTGTATGCAGGTAATTACGATGACTTTATGGAAGCGTCCACTTTAGCGCGTGAACGTCAAGCCAATGCCAATGCTAAAGCGAAAGAACGTATTACCGAATTACAGGACTTTATTCGCCGCTTCTCAGCCAATAAATCTAAAGCCAAACAAGCCACCAGTCGCCGTAAACTGATTGATAAATTAAAACCCGAAGATGTTAAACCCTCTAGTCGTCAATATCCTTGGATTCGCTTTGAATATGATGAAAAAGAGCGTTTACATCGCTTTGCCGTCGAAGTGGAAAATCTCACCTTTGGTTATGAAGGCATGGATAAGCCTTTAATCAATAACTTTAGTTTCACCATTGAGGCGGGAGAAAAAGTCGCTATTATCGGGGAAAATGGAGTCGGTAAAACCACGCTAGTTAAATTACTCGAAGGTCAGTTACAACCGCAAAAAGGCACGATTAAATGGGCGGAAAAAGTACGTATTTGCTCTTATGAGCAAGATCACGAAGATGAGTTTAAAAGTGATCGCTCTTTAACTGACTGGATAGCTGAATATGTGCGTAAAGAAGGCTATGAGGGTGAGGATGCCGAAACGCAAATTCGTGGCACATTAGGGCGTTTATTATTTGGTGGCGATACGGTAAAAAAATCAGTCCGCGTGTTATCAGGCGGTGAGAAAGGGCGTATGATTTTTGGGCGTATGATGTTATCGCGTACTAATGTGATGATGATGGACGAACCGACTAACCACTTAGATATGGAGTCGATTGAATCCTTAAACGGTGCTTTAGCCAAATATGACGGTACTTTAGTTTTCGTATCGCATGACCGTGAATTTGTAAGCTCCCTAGCTACTCGTATTTTCGATGTAAAAGGCGATGGTCGAGTCATTGATTATCGTGGTACTTATGATGAGTATCTCGCTTCTCAAGGTTTAGAATAA
- a CDS encoding MBL fold metallo-hydrolase, with protein sequence MQYITIPVTAFEQNCSIVWNEATQHCALVDPGGDVPKLIRAITERNLIPQAVWLTHGHMDHVGGARAIADHYHIPIMGPQEDDAFWLDALPIQAQRFGLPHAEALKPDQWLKHGDTLKLDHYSFEVRHTPGHTPGHVVLYSSDLQTVFVGDVLFAGSIGRTDFPRGNHQQLLDSIRSQLFVLNDEIEVVPGHGPNTTIGHERAYNPYF encoded by the coding sequence ATGCAATATATCACTATACCCGTCACCGCCTTTGAGCAAAACTGTAGCATTGTGTGGAATGAAGCCACTCAGCATTGTGCTTTGGTTGATCCGGGGGGCGATGTACCTAAACTCATTAGGGCTATTACCGAGCGCAATCTCATTCCTCAAGCAGTATGGTTAACTCATGGGCATATGGATCATGTGGGAGGTGCAAGAGCGATTGCCGATCACTATCACATTCCGATTATGGGTCCACAAGAGGATGATGCCTTTTGGCTCGATGCATTGCCTATACAAGCGCAACGCTTTGGTTTACCACATGCCGAGGCATTAAAGCCAGACCAATGGCTTAAGCATGGCGATACATTAAAGTTGGATCATTATAGTTTTGAGGTACGCCATACTCCGGGGCACACGCCCGGACATGTGGTGTTATATAGCAGCGATTTGCAAACCGTATTTGTGGGTGATGTGCTGTTTGCAGGCTCGATAGGGCGTACTGATTTTCCGCGTGGGAATCATCAGCAATTATTAGACTCCATTCGCAGCCAATTATTTGTTTTGAATGATGAGATTGAGGTTGTGCCGGGACATGGCCCTAATACCACAATTGGTCATGAACGAGCTTATAACCCCTACTTTTAA
- a CDS encoding CAP domain-containing protein has product MRYQLWSLVLLLIVGLAGCSSSPVINPNAPTPRSDAAQDWAALMTNSHNTVRARLGLPALQWSNTLASYSQEWANHLATTAGCKMIHRVEANNNPAGYGENLFWSSPVMWDDGTNEVAKVSAARVARDWAAEDKYYDYASDTCAVGKQCGHYTQMVWRDTRQLGCGMAYCPNGGQIWVCSYDPPGNWVGQRPY; this is encoded by the coding sequence ATGCGTTATCAACTCTGGAGCCTAGTACTCCTTCTGATCGTGGGCTTAGCCGGATGTAGTTCTAGTCCCGTCATCAATCCCAATGCACCCACCCCGCGCTCCGATGCAGCACAAGATTGGGCAGCATTAATGACTAACTCGCATAACACGGTACGCGCTAGATTAGGTTTGCCTGCGTTGCAATGGTCTAATACCTTAGCAAGTTACTCACAAGAATGGGCTAATCATTTAGCCACAACGGCGGGGTGTAAAATGATTCATCGGGTAGAGGCTAATAATAATCCAGCGGGTTATGGTGAAAACCTATTTTGGTCAAGTCCGGTGATGTGGGATGACGGTACGAATGAGGTCGCTAAGGTCAGTGCAGCACGCGTCGCTCGTGATTGGGCGGCAGAGGATAAGTATTATGACTATGCTAGCGATACTTGCGCTGTGGGCAAGCAATGCGGTCATTATACCCAAATGGTGTGGCGTGATACGCGTCAGCTCGGTTGTGGTATGGCGTATTGCCCGAATGGTGGACAGATTTGGGTGTGTAGCTATGATCCTCCGGGGAATTGGGTAGGGCAACGTCCTTATTAG
- a CDS encoding GNAT family N-acetyltransferase: MRIEILSSLSQVKASAWNALVLDNNPFLRHEFLVAQEHNGCVGEQFGWLPHHIAVYENEILVAAQPLYLKNNSYGEFVFDQMWAQAYHHYKLRYFPKLVTSIPYTPATGQRLLVQKGRETELYPLLLSTTLQLAEELKASTFHCLFPPQDQQAWMSTQGLLTRHDCQFHWMNLGYQNFEEFLNNLQPKKRKNIRQERRKVQEAGIQLRCLNGHTASAQDWEHFALFYNRTFEEKWGVPTLNEGFFKQVAETLPDQVVLVLADKGEDCIAGSLMFSSDTRLYGRHWGCTEYIDSLHFEACYYQGIEHCIKHGLKVFEPGAQGEHKVPRGFIPTRTQSSHWVAHDGMRQAIARHTLQEQRAVAEYMSEVWEHVPYKPEIVNEYFAQYLPTQTHTPTLKL; the protein is encoded by the coding sequence ATGCGTATTGAAATCCTCTCCAGTCTTAGCCAAGTGAAAGCGAGTGCATGGAATGCCCTAGTACTCGATAATAACCCTTTCCTGCGCCACGAGTTTTTAGTGGCCCAGGAGCATAATGGTTGTGTAGGTGAGCAATTTGGTTGGTTGCCGCATCATATTGCTGTGTATGAAAACGAGATACTCGTTGCTGCACAACCCTTATATTTGAAAAACAACTCTTACGGTGAATTTGTTTTTGATCAAATGTGGGCGCAAGCGTATCACCATTACAAGCTGCGCTACTTTCCGAAATTAGTCACCTCCATTCCCTATACCCCTGCGACCGGACAACGCTTATTAGTACAAAAGGGTCGAGAGACTGAGCTTTATCCACTCTTACTCAGTACCACTTTACAACTGGCTGAAGAATTAAAAGCGAGTACCTTTCACTGCCTTTTCCCCCCTCAAGATCAACAAGCATGGATGAGCACACAAGGCTTACTGACGCGCCACGATTGCCAATTTCACTGGATGAATCTGGGCTATCAAAACTTTGAAGAGTTTCTGAATAACCTACAACCCAAAAAACGTAAAAATATTCGCCAAGAGCGACGCAAAGTACAGGAGGCGGGTATTCAATTGCGCTGTTTAAATGGTCATACCGCCAGCGCTCAAGATTGGGAGCATTTTGCTTTATTTTATAACCGTACCTTTGAAGAAAAATGGGGTGTGCCAACCCTTAATGAAGGCTTTTTTAAACAAGTCGCCGAGACTTTGCCGGATCAAGTGGTATTAGTGCTGGCAGATAAAGGCGAGGACTGTATTGCTGGATCACTAATGTTTAGCAGTGACACGCGTCTTTATGGACGGCATTGGGGCTGTACGGAATATATTGATAGCCTGCATTTTGAAGCCTGTTACTACCAAGGTATTGAGCACTGTATTAAACACGGTCTGAAAGTATTTGAGCCGGGGGCGCAAGGGGAACATAAAGTACCACGCGGTTTTATCCCCACTCGCACCCAATCCAGTCATTGGGTGGCACACGACGGCATGCGCCAAGCCATAGCACGTCATACTCTACAAGAACAACGTGCCGTCGCCGAATACATGAGTGAAGTTTGGGAACATGTGCCTTATAAGCCTGAAATAGTGAACGAATATTTTGCTCAGTATTTACCCACTCAAACTCATACGCCCACACTGAAGCTTTAA
- a CDS encoding rhodanese-like domain-containing protein, whose amino-acid sequence MKSTLLLTLLLTVSMAGCGGSNTNTSSASTPTTTATASAVTMAAPTTIGKIEDISNAQLQTLLDQGVTLVDIRLPEEWKQTGVVKGSQLLTLFDAKGGINPEFPNKINQIAPTNKPIAIICRTGNRTQVGAQMLSQAGYSQVYNVQRGITGWIKEGLPVVPQ is encoded by the coding sequence ATGAAATCAACATTACTTTTAACGCTGTTATTAACTGTTAGCATGGCTGGCTGCGGTGGTAGCAATACGAATACCTCAAGTGCATCAACCCCGACCACGACTGCCACTGCGAGCGCCGTCACGATGGCAGCCCCTACGACTATTGGTAAAATCGAAGATATTAGCAATGCCCAATTGCAAACCTTACTCGATCAGGGTGTGACGCTAGTGGATATTCGCCTTCCAGAAGAATGGAAGCAAACAGGTGTAGTAAAAGGCAGCCAACTCCTCACACTATTTGACGCCAAAGGGGGAATTAATCCTGAATTTCCCAATAAAATTAACCAGATTGCGCCTACTAATAAGCCTATAGCGATTATTTGTCGCACCGGAAACCGTACCCAAGTAGGTGCTCAAATGCTCTCACAAGCCGGTTATAGCCAAGTGTATAATGTGCAGCGCGGTATTACAGGCTGGATCAAAGAAGGGCTTCCTGTCGTTCCACAATAA
- a CDS encoding FAD-binding oxidoreductase, which yields MKDVIIVGGGLSGMLTARALHQAGMSVMLIEQHELGRDSSWAANGMLNPVYPWHCPAPVMDLVLNGLQHYPALSAELNSVSAIDMQWEVSGTLYLDANEYSAAQAWATHYQQTYQLLDGMEWLQACEPALAPAFNQGLHFPQFAQLRNPRQLAALRAWLRSYPVLISEHTSVDSLIIEEGAIRGVCMGGQEWRAKRVILTTGAWSSGFPELQLGIRSTTTHSVIFRGEPDVLKHMVIYQGKSLVPRRDGRIVFSTPLNNSEQALADPLAAMKTEAVELVPALEHIRMQHQWCGVFPETLDGLPYIGEHPALANLWVNVGLAQYGLAATVASARLLVAQVLGQQPELDPKPFSLGR from the coding sequence ATGAAAGATGTAATTATTGTTGGTGGTGGTCTTTCTGGCATGTTGACCGCGCGTGCACTGCATCAAGCGGGCATGAGTGTCATGTTGATTGAGCAACACGAGTTAGGGCGGGATTCTTCTTGGGCAGCCAATGGCATGCTAAATCCGGTATATCCTTGGCATTGTCCAGCTCCAGTGATGGATTTAGTGTTAAATGGTTTACAACACTATCCGGCTTTAAGTGCCGAACTCAATAGTGTGAGTGCTATTGATATGCAGTGGGAAGTATCGGGTACGCTTTATCTAGATGCCAATGAGTATAGTGCTGCACAAGCATGGGCGACACACTATCAGCAGACGTATCAATTATTAGATGGTATGGAGTGGTTACAAGCTTGTGAGCCTGCCTTAGCGCCTGCTTTTAACCAAGGCTTACACTTCCCTCAGTTTGCGCAATTACGTAATCCACGCCAACTAGCCGCCTTACGCGCTTGGTTACGTTCCTATCCGGTGTTAATTAGTGAACATACTTCCGTGGATAGTTTGATTATTGAGGAGGGAGCGATCCGTGGTGTGTGTATGGGCGGGCAAGAATGGCGGGCTAAGCGCGTTATTTTAACCACGGGGGCGTGGAGTAGTGGCTTTCCAGAGCTGCAATTAGGGATTCGTTCTACCACCACGCATAGTGTGATTTTCCGAGGTGAACCGGATGTGTTAAAGCATATGGTGATTTATCAGGGTAAATCATTAGTGCCGCGACGTGATGGGCGCATTGTGTTTAGTACCCCTTTGAATAATAGCGAGCAAGCCTTAGCTGATCCATTGGCTGCTATGAAGACCGAGGCGGTGGAGTTAGTACCTGCTTTAGAGCACATCCGTATGCAGCATCAATGGTGTGGTGTATTTCCAGAGACATTAGATGGTTTGCCCTATATTGGTGAGCATCCAGCGCTTGCTAATTTATGGGTGAATGTAGGGTTGGCTCAGTATGGTTTAGCCGCAACCGTAGCCTCGGCACGCTTATTAGTGGCACAAGTTTTGGGTCAGCAACCAGAGCTTGATCCAAAGCCGTTTAGCTTGGGGCGTTAA